GCTATTTGTCATTACAGCAGAAAGGTTGCGTGACTGGGGCTATAGCGATCGCATCATTTTAGCGAGTCGCCCCAACAGTCGTTGAGCTGTACTGGATACGGATTTGTTGAGCCGCTAATGAATGGTTGATGGTTGTCTGTACTTTATGGGATGGGGTTCTGGACTGACATAGTGCTGAAGCGATCGAGGGTATGTACTAGCCAGGTGCAAATCCATGCAAAATAATCGAAATCATCAAAGAAATGAGGATTGAAGGTGCCTGCGTTATGGGTTGCCTTTGAGCTGTTCAGCAGCTAGATTCGTGGTGCGATCGCTCACAAGACTCCCAGCACGCGATGGAGGATGGTGCGATCGCATTACTCATGGGCAGGGGATCTCGGCATCCAAGGGTATAGCGATCATCCTAAACCAGAACACCAGCGATCTGCCGCAGTTGCTCAGCCCAAGTTTGAGCGCGGCGAGCTATGACTTGGCGCTGGGAATCTGTAGCCCAAGTCTCGTCCCAATGCAGATGCCAGCGAGAGAGTTGCCGTTGGATCTGGGCTAATTCAAAGGCTTGATCGATGTTCAAATCCATCGCAGTTAGTTCAACCCATGCCTTTGCCTGGCGTAGGGTGGTCAGTGCTTCATCGGCAGCGGTGTCTTCTTCACTCAATGTGGCGAGCTGGGAGAAGGTTTGTGCCAGCATTTCTAGCCGCAGGGAGAGGCGTTGACAGCGAAAGGCAAGGTCTTCAGGACTCCAATGATTCATAGTCTTCCTAGCAATCTGTCGATGATGTCTCGAACCTGCTGGCGCACTGCAGCGTCCAGAATTTGCATGGAGCGATTTTGACGTGGACGAAGGTTGACCATTGATTCATAAAGGATATCTTGGGTCACGGGATTCCAGCTTGCACCCCAAAGATCACCCTGATAACTGCCATTATCTAGCAATGTAACTTCACAATCGGAGTGCATTTCTCCACCCCCCGCCAAAATTTCTAGACGGATATCGACGACGGTTTTGATGTAAAACCGATGAGCCTCTAGCATAGCTTCCAATTGTTCTATTGTTGCAGGCTCATACAGGATGTGAATAATCAATAGTTTGGGATAGAAATGTTTGGGATAGAAGGGGATGAAACTTCAGTTTCCAGTACAGGAGAGTATAGATTGACGAATTCTAGCCTGCAACAGTGGGGAGATGTTTGAGGTCACTGACCTGAACTTGTACAAAATCTAATGGTTTCAATCTTGCATACCTGGGTGGGGTCGGGGACTATGGTGACTATATAGGGGCGTTGACCTCTAACTTGATAGGACTGATCTGCGATGCGTTGTTCTCGTTCTCGGATGCCTGCTCTACCGATATCCCGTCCTGCAAGGGATTGGGGTGTTTTTTCGCTGTTGTTGCGGGGATCTGCCCGCCGACGGATGGCGGCGGTGGTGATGGCGGTGGCGCTGGTGGCTCCGATGGGGATAGGGGTAGGGCGGATGTCGTCGTTGGTGGCTCAGACGTTGACGACCGAGCAAGCTGCTGCCTTGGAAGAGGCAAATCGTTTGGATCAACAAATGATTCAGCTTTATCAACAGGGACAATATGATGAAGCGATTCCCTTAGCCCAACAAGCTTTAGACATCCGAGAAACGGCGCTGGGTGAGAATCATCTTTATGTCGCCACCAGCCTCAATAATCTGGCAGAGTTATATCGAGCGCAGGGGAATTACGCGGCGGCCGAACCGCTCTTTCAGCAATCGCTCGCTATTCGAGAAACCGCCCTAGGCGAAAATCATCCCGATGTT
The Candidatus Obscuribacterales bacterium genome window above contains:
- a CDS encoding DUF5674 family protein; this encodes MIIHILYEPATIEQLEAMLEAHRFYIKTVVDIRLEILAGGGEMHSDCEVTLLDNGSYQGDLWGASWNPVTQDILYESMVNLRPRQNRSMQILDAAVRQQVRDIIDRLLGRL